The segment TCGACAGTACACTCTAAAGACTTATCTCTTCAGTCTAAGTCGAATTTGAACTATTGATTCAAGTATTAAGATTCATGTTATGAATGAATTCTAGGTGTTTATAAGTAAACTAGAATCAAAAGGTAGTGAAGGTACACATTATATGAACTCGAACAGATCAATCGACTACAAAATGGATGGGGCAGGCGACCTAGTCGCACTGAGTGGCTTAAGGCACGAGCCCCTAAACTACATAACATAATTTGGGGGGAACTGGCACGGCGCTCCAGGCCCCAACCCGATAATCTGATGAATATCTTTGCTCGTTTTCTCATCCTAACTCGCCTAGAATCGAACGGTATCTTTACCTAACTGTTGGATTTGATTACTCAACATAAGTATATTCTAATATAATCAATACATCCCTCAAAAAGCTCACTTTTATCTCAAGATATAATAAAAACCCCAACAaaacaagatttagaatgaacttcAAGAGCATTTATCAAGAACCCTAATCTTTCAGCTTTaagaattaaatttatgttaataataACATGATTGACATGTGGGTAAATgaacccaacactatggaaCCTTAATTATATACATCTTAGGGACTAAATCACGACAAAATCCTCGacaaaactcaaaaatctaGATGAACTCTTTGATCCTCTCTTGTTTGCTTCTATATTCTCTACTTTTGTCTTCTTGAACTCTTAACTAAAAACCCTAGTAATATATTAGGATTTAAAAACTAATCCTAATCATATAAGTCCCTACAACATTACTAAAAGGAAATAAATCTTATTGGGTAAGGAATAgactaaaatacccctcactattaTCACGTAACTTTCCTTAATTGGAAAACATTACTTCAAAAGGGCATATCTCACTTATCTTGAATGGAAACATAGGAAGCTCAACGGAtttggaaataatatttgaaGAGCTTTCATTTAATGCCTTGTATCCACCCTAACTCATCTTGTATTGAGAGTTATGGTCGTTTAAAATTGCTCAACAACCTAAAGAACTTAGTAATGACTTGAATAATTCTCTCTTTAGTTCTTCTTGGATCTCAAGGTTCTAAATCTAGTGACCTTAACATacaagaaatttcaaatttcttggTATAATTCTACTCACAACGAAGGATGGTTCGAGtcttagtttaaaaaaaaattcgggTGTACAATATCTCTCCCATAGATTCATTTGTTCTCGAATGAAGGCTGGATTGGGTATGGAACACGGTTACTCTTATCATATCTACCATACCAACAAGAATTCGCTTGCATTACTATTTGGAACCAAGTAATGGATCTCATTTAGCTATTTATAATAGAAAAACCTCATCGTCTTCTTCCTTCTCATTAATAAATTTAGACGGACTAAAACACACCATCATTATCAAGATAAGATCACTAACCTTCCATTTTCAACACCGCGCTATTCATAAAATGACCTCTAAAAATATATCCCCAATCTCTTTGGAACTCATAACTATCTTAATCTCAAACACTTGAGttgatttctcatcttattaTCTTCCACTTAGGTCTAAAGCTAACACTTGAAAGTTATGTACCTATTCCATCATCTTTAACAGGTCTACATCCTATTTTACTCTAATACTCAGgagaatattttcttataactACCAAACTATCCATAAGTAGGTACTCAGACCTTTTTGTAAGGAGTTTCTCTTAATAATTTTTGATTACATACTCTCTTTGTACAACTCTTAACGCTCTTGTTACTCTTGTGACTTAGCCACAATTCATGTCCCTTGTATAAAGGTTTGGGCCCCTCACTTGTACTACTCACATTCATTGAGTCAGATAATTCAATTTCTCACCTACTCTATGTTAAATCATAGAGATCAAATCTCAAGACTAACATCATCACCTTCATGTGCCAATTATTTTAGTTGTGATCGATGACACACATCTACAATTCAAGCATAATGTATATTGTGGAAGTCAAATTCTAACATGATTTCTCACCTACTATATAATACCTCATTACTTGATCAGTTCCATAACCTTCTGAACATCATGAACCtctaaaaaaacataagacTAGATTAGATCTATCAGTTTATGAATAGTTCATGCTTCGTCTTAACATATATACTTATCCTTCTCTAACACAATGACACTTCGACATAAACTATATTCTTGTTAACAGTAAACTCTAACTTATCTTGACTAGTAAGTATTTCTCTATCTTCTATCAAGAACTCTCAAGAACATTATTATTCCTTTTTCTACTAATAAAGGAACTCATTACTTATAACTGACTGTGTACACGAttgcaataaaataattttcccCATCCCTATCCCTTTTTCTACCATACCAACAAGAATTCGCTCGCATTATATGTTGGTTAAACGAATCTATGAAATATACCCCAAAAAGTGTTAAACGATCTATGAATCTTCCTAAGTTTTCAAGTggaaaatttttatgaaaatacgaaacaaaatattaagtttccaataaaaaattataagtttagTTTATGCTAAAGTTTAGTGAAGAAATctagaaaaatcaattaatttttaagggGTGAGGCAACAAGTAttcgaacctgtgacctcacccgTGTGACAACTTAAATTCCTAATAAAAGGAAAGGGGTTAGGGAGATTCGAAATGGGGTTTATTGGTTgagaaaggagagagaaaaaatttaaacaaataaaattcgAGGCGTGGGAATCGTACCCACGACCTTCATACAgtgaaagaagggaaacaaaattaaaagaaagaaagtatgaggtgtgggaattgaacccacgactTCAAGGCTGGAAGGGAGAATGGGCAAATTAAACAggaaaataaagtgaggctgtgtgggctcgatcccacaacctcattgcCTACGCATAGCTAAGGCaaactttaaataaaagtaaattaaggaggctgtgggggtttgaacccacaacctcccaattCCCAGCgaaataaagattaaaataaaaatatgtccagggagtttgatcccacaacctcttggtctAGGCGAATTGGACAAcacaattttaaatgaaaaataaaaagggttgtgggggttcgatacCACAACCCTTCAGCAAAATAAGAGGAGAAtccaaggagaaaaattaacgagagaatgttgatgttggggctcgatctagggtcccaatgtcatgtgaattaaaaataaaattaaggaaaaatgtaagtattgtccaagggattctAACTTATGTTCCGTTGCCCAAATTTCTGCATTGATACATATATCATAcgtaaattaaatattcaagaatagtGCCATCTAcataatcttaaaaatatatgagtaacttaacgaactatgaatgaagcctcatggataGTATGTATAGACCAATAAGTTTAGCATACGTTAaagaataagtgaacctaagatatatataaagagatgacgtaaccctagaagggttacgTACGAGCGTGAAATACACTAAATGACCatgtgcattggcatatgatgaaaagaacattcacgtaaagtggggtgagtaattatgaggAGAAAATCATGCTAATGTTAGTGAAtgtattaacaaaataatatgagactaatgtaaaagatgggaacaatctcaaatgagccaaaGTAAATGATATCAAAACGTAGTCacatatgagagtgtaaagttaatgaaaagaCCTGTcaatgaacactctaatgaaagtattgagattaacacacttaattgtaatgatgagatgagaaatcatgtattgagctatgatgtccttataCTAGAAGTCATCTTACAAGAAGTGTGAGTCGAATGTAATAGAACTTTACACTGAGCAATGAAAGATTAGCTATGAGCGATGATACCTTCTTTcgagaagggcggaggttcacataactctcatgagatgagactgtccggcattctgggtatgagtctccttatatatcctagtctttaAACTTATATTGCCAACATAGGGATTTGGCGGGGTTAtattcccatgtatgctagcatgtattgggtaattttgtccggtgattccacctcttttcggtgtggggagacaatagatttcatgatgctcacatgaacTATATTTGTTAAAGTTGAAGTtctcaatgaatgaatgaggccaacaTCAGATGAtgcataatgaaatgaacgattttaaaggtgttaggataggataatcaataggtgagctagactcaagtaatgacattaggttattcttgatcatcgCACAACAAACCCAATGAAAgctcactgactttcctaaaCCCAATTTGGCATGTCCACTCACTTAACTGTCGATAATCATGTTGTAATGAAatagctattcttactcatgcatgtccttgttgtgttcttgcacatacccatacatagtacaactgtgtactaatcccatacaactctatatttttaggtgcaggcactgGTGGACGCTAGAGCATATAGGTTGATGTTGCGACTATCTGATGTGGAgatttcatccggacttggtagacCCTCATGCTCTCGAGGATGTCTATCGTGATTTTCTAGATTAGATGTAGgatttagctagtggagcatgttccactagtgtttctttccactttcatttcatactttcgattggtgccattttggcaaaaatacgtTTAAGGCTATTATGAActgtttttttcatttgattattcaCTATATTaaatggttgatttgtgaacgcctatgatgttaagtttaaaatgcTTAGCATGaagtaagaagaagaaatgttccaattgctaaaattaacctagataaagtaagaatgacctatgtaggcttgtttgcgaacTCTAAGAGGTCAATGATGCTGGTCCTATCTGGGGTCTATATTTCATCTGTGagaaagttggtatcagagctaggttaaattccgaggataataagttcacttCAACCATattgagtagtttctatgtCATGGTAGTAAGGTAaaccactatcctggattagagactgcatgatgcgtaggaaaatttcctttcttcttatcttatcgtgcctttcaGAATGTTCaatttcttggtgttatgagcgtGTCTAAAATCAATCCTTATTGTTTTCATAGAATGAATACTAGGAGGAACGTTGGTCAGAGGAGAAGAGGAACAACTTCTTGGAACAATCAGGTTCCACCTTAGGATCCAATAGAAGGAGTGTCTATGCCAGTTAACCCAGTTAGGTTGACTGATGCGGAGGTGCGGGCATCTCTGGCACAGATGGTACATGCATGCCATCACTATGCAGGCTCAGGCCATGACTGCCGAGGTCAATCGACAGAATTTTGAGAGGGAGAACCCACTAGTGCGTAGCATGGCTGACAGGCTGAGAGACCTCACAAGGATGAACGCTCCTATTTCAATAGAGTCTAAGACTTCAGATGACCCCTAggagtttgtggatgaggtTCATAAGATTTTAGTGGCACCACCGATACTGAGAAAGCAGAGATGGATTCCTATCAGATaaaggatgttgcacagacttggtgcaagatgttgAAGGATAGCCGAGCTTTGAGCGGAGTTCCGATCACTTGGGAGCTGTTTAAGACAACCTTTCTGGAGAGATTCTTTTCCAAGGAGATGAGGGAAGCGAAgtttgaggagtttatcaacaTTAAGCAGGGATCAATGACAATCAAGCAGTATTTCCTGAAGTTTGTCAAACTATCCAGTTATACTATTTTCGTTAGAATATAACAAGAGGGATGATATGAGTActgaagtttgttaaattaTCAAGGTTTGCTACTTCCCATGTATCTAACAGTAGGAATGAGATGAGCAGGTTCGTCACATGAATCAACAGAGATCTGATGGAGAACTATCGGTCTGCGATGCTCCATCATAACATGGACCTATCcaggttgatggtgcatgtccagCATGTAGAGGAAAGCCGCAAAAAAAGGGTGCTCGTGATGCTAGGAGGTCGAAgcctcaagatcaggcaggTCCCATCTATAGAGGCCATAGAGATAATTTTGGCGTCCGTGAGCAGCCCAGGTTCAAGAAGGGGCAGCAGAGTTCTGGGAATTCGAATTCCAAGAGGAGTACAACACTTAGAGGAGGCAGACCAGAGCCCAATAAGGgaaatggaggtgagatgcagtGTCCCAAAAAGAACTGTGCTAAGTGTGGCCGTGCTCACATTGGAGAGTACAGATCGGGCACTAATACCTGTTTCGGTTGCGGTAAGAGTGGGCATATGGTTATAGATTACCGAAAAATAGAGATCAGGTTAGAGGTAAAGCTCATCAAAGGTCTAATCCACAGGGTGCATCCGCAGTTGATCCTCTTACGAGGAACAAGTTCTATGCCTTAAAGCAAagggaggagaaggagaagttCATTGATGTGGTCACAAGTATGCTGCAAGcattctcaacttctgtttatgctttacttgatccagggtctacccTTTCCTTTTTAACTCCTTTGCTTGCTctcatttttgaaatattgaccgaagttctgcatgatcctatagatGTTACTACAccttttggaaaaaatgaaagaactGATAGAGTATTCAAGGATTACCCAACAGTTGTAAGTGGTAAGACTATATGTGcagacttggttgagttacccatgcatgattttgatgttatccttgGCATGGACTGGATTCACAGTTGTTATGCTTGTTTGGATTGTTGTAGTAGAGTGGTGAGATTTTATTTCCTTAATGAAGAGGAActagtctgggaggggtacacCTCGAGTCGTCCTAGTCCCTTGATTTCAAaccttaaggccaataaaatgatgttcaaggggttattatgtcatattgtgagtgttaattatttagatcatgacattccttccatagactcagttCCTGTTATGAATGAGTTCCTAgatgtatttcctaatgatttATCTCGAGTCCCTCCTCCttgagagattgactttggtattaacttagaacccgatactaaGCAAATTTCGATTCCTCCCTACAGAATATCtccagctgaactcaaagagttgaagctatatttaaaaaatctcacTAATAAAGGTTTCATTTAGTCGAGCATATCTCCTTGGGGCTCTcaagtgttgtttgtgaaaaagaaggatggaacccttagaatgtgtatctaTTATCGgtagctcaacaaagtcactataaagaataagtatcaacttcccagaatagatgatttgttcgatcagctccaagggtctagtttcttctctaagattgatcttcgttcagggtatcaTCAGCTTATGGTAAGGAATGTAGATATCCCAAAGACAGCCTTTTTTACCTGTTATGGTCATCATGAGTTCTTTGTTATGTgatttggtctcacgaatgcacctgctgctGTTATGGAACTCACAAACAGAGTTTTctgtgaataccttgactcttttgtCATAGTATTTGTTGATGACATTCTTATCTACTCTaggaccaaggaagagcatgaacaacatttgagactaacattgcaggtacttagacaacattaGTTGTACGCCAAATtaagcaagtgtgaattttggcttaGATCATTCACCTTCCcgggtcatgttgtgtccgatcaaggTGTAGAGGTGGACCCTAGAAAAACTGAGGTTGTTAAGAACTGtccaaaacctcttactcccaccAATATCTGTAGCTACTTTGGAATGGATGGTTACTACCGCAGGCTCATGGAGGGCTTTTCTTCCGTTTCTGCCCCACTGAGAGCTTTGACTAAGAAAAAGGCCAAGTTTGAATAGACGGaggcttgtgagaagagtttccggGAGCTAAAGGACAAACTCACTTCAGCTCCGCTGCTTACTTTGActaagtgtggtgagaattacactgtttattgtgatgcatctagggttggtttgggttgtttTCTTATGCAAGGTGGTAAGGTGATATCATATGCATCCATACatctcaaggttcatgagaagaattatacaactcatgaccttgaattagccGCTGGGGTGTTTGCACTGAAGCTGTGGAGGCACTACTTTtatggagtgcatgtggatgtgttctcagaccacaagagtctctAGTATGTTTTCACACAAAGtgagttgaatctacgtcagcGAGATTGTTGGAGctattgaaggattatgacatgaatgttcaCTACCATCGACGTAAGGGTAATATTGTAGCCGATGCTTTGAGAAATGGAAGTACAATACACATTGAGGATTAAAATAAGGAGTTACCGAAACATGTAAACAAACTGGACATACTAGGTGTGCgattggttgactctactagtaaGTGTGTTttagttcatcctagttcttaATCATCCTTGGTAGTTTAAGTCAAGCAGGGTCAGCATCTcgatcctgtgttgatggagctgaaCGACTCAGTGTTGATAACGCTGAATGAATCTTTCGCtttgggaggtgatggcatactTATATATCAAGACGGgctgtgtgtaccagatgtgaATGATTTGCGGACCATGATGGTTGTAGAGGCCCATGAttccagatattccatagatccaggttccaccaagatgtatcatgatattaaccagatttattggtgggatggcatgaagaaggatattgctGAATATGTGtccaagtgtcctaattgtaaTAAAGTTAAGGTACAACATCTTAAGCCTGGCGGTCTTACTTAGATTATTGAAGTTccgacttggaagtgggatgccattaatatggacttcgtggttagtcttccgaggactaggagacaacatgactccatatgggttattgtggacagattaactaagtatgcccactttatccctttGAAGTCTACTTATAGTGCCAAGGACTATGCGAGACTCTACATAGAttagattgtgagatggcatgggatttcTCTGTCTAtaatttcagatagaggagctcaatttacttCACATTTTTGTAGATCTTTCTAGAAAAGCTTGGGCACGCAGGTAAAGCTTagtactgcttttcatcctcagactgatgggcaggcagagcgcaccattcagacattggaTTACATGTTaagagcgtgtgtgattgacttcagggGTAGTTGTGATGATCATttgcctttgatagagttctcgtataataataactatcacTCCACCATTGGGATAGCACCGTTTGAGGAAAtctatggtaggaggtgtagatctccaaaTAGGTGGTTCGACGTTGGAGAGTCATTCATTTTGGGTCCAAaaatcattcatgaggccttagagaaggtcatAGTAATTACGGACAGGTTTACTACTGCTCACAGTCGACCGAAGTCATATGTAGATAACAGAAAACAGACCTTAAAGTTTGATGTTTGTGACGAGggatatatgaatatattacctaggaagggggtgatgaggtttcgcaggaaggggaagttgagtccgaggtatgttgGGCCTTACGAGATCCTACAACGTGTtagtgaggtggcctatgagttggcattTCCTGCGGAGCTAGTTTTTGtccatccagtctttcatgtatcCATGTTAAAGAAGTTCCTAGGTGATCTAGCATCGATTCTACCTTTGGAAGGTTTTTGGTCgatgaagacttgtcctatgaggatATACCTGTTGATATCTTAGACAGACATTTCAAGTGGCAGAGGTAGAAGGAGATTGCCACCA is part of the Solanum lycopersicum chromosome 1, SLM_r2.1 genome and harbors:
- the LOC138342306 gene encoding uncharacterized protein, translated to MDSYQIKDVAQTWCKMLKDSRALSGVPITWELFKTTFLERFFSKEMREAKFEEFINIKQGSMTIKQYFLKFVKLSSYTIFVDGACPACRGKPQKKGARDARRSKPQDQAGPIYRGHRDNFGVREQPRFKKGQQSSGNSNSKRSTTLRGGRPEPNKGNGGEMQCPKKNCAKCGRAHIGELPKNRDQVRGKAHQRSNPQGASAVDPLTRNKFYALKQREEKEKFIDVVTSMLQAFSTSVYALLDPGSTLSFLTPLLALIFEILTEVLHDPIDVTTPFGKNERTDRVFKDYPTVVSGKTICADLVELPMHDFDVILGMDWIHSCYACLDCCSRVVRFYFLNEEELVWEGSFTFPGHVVSDQGVEVDPRKTEVVKNCPKPLTPTNICSYFGMDGYYRRLMEGFSSVSAPLRALTKKKAKFE